From the Streptomyces syringium genome, one window contains:
- a CDS encoding SAM-dependent methyltransferase — protein MERPLWAPHGIDLSVPSVSRIYDYYLGGSHNFEVDREAGRRAIEAFPGLPKIMQANRAFMRRAVRYAVGRGVTQFLDIGSGIPTFGNVHEVARAAAPEARVVYVDHDPVAVAHSRAVLAGDERTAVVAADLRAPHDILAADEVARLLDLRRPVALLLVAVLHFMEDRDEPWKAVAELRDALAPGSLLALTHASTDGGPMKPEEGEEVQGVYRGVGSPLLMRSKGDVAGFFEGFEMVEPGLVPLSAWRPDANDDSPDCAGYAGVGRRP, from the coding sequence ATGGAGCGTCCACTCTGGGCCCCTCATGGCATCGACCTGTCCGTGCCGAGCGTGTCCCGCATCTACGACTACTACCTGGGCGGCTCGCACAACTTCGAGGTCGACCGTGAGGCCGGACGACGCGCCATCGAGGCTTTTCCGGGGCTGCCGAAGATCATGCAGGCCAACCGGGCCTTCATGCGGCGCGCCGTGCGGTACGCCGTCGGCCGGGGCGTGACCCAGTTCCTCGACATCGGCTCCGGCATACCGACGTTCGGCAACGTCCATGAGGTGGCGCGGGCCGCGGCCCCCGAAGCGCGCGTCGTGTACGTCGACCACGACCCGGTCGCCGTCGCGCACAGCCGGGCCGTGCTGGCGGGGGACGAGCGGACCGCCGTCGTCGCCGCCGATCTGCGGGCGCCGCATGACATCCTGGCCGCCGACGAGGTGGCCCGGCTCCTGGACCTGCGCCGGCCGGTCGCGTTGCTGCTCGTCGCCGTGCTCCACTTCATGGAGGACCGGGACGAGCCCTGGAAGGCGGTGGCCGAGCTGCGTGACGCGCTCGCGCCGGGCAGTCTGCTGGCCCTGACCCACGCGTCGACCGACGGGGGTCCGATGAAGCCGGAAGAGGGGGAAGAGGTGCAGGGTGTCTACCGCGGGGTCGGCTCCCCGCTGCTGATGCGCTCGAAGGGGGACGTGGCGGGATTCTTCGAAGGGTTCGAGATGGTCGAGCCGGGCCTCGTGCCCCTCTCGGCCTGGCGGCCCGACGCGAACGACGACTCGCCCGACTGCGCCGGTTACGCGGGAGTGGGGCGCAGACCGTGA
- a CDS encoding putative bifunctional diguanylate cyclase/phosphodiesterase: MRPRGVAAAGDATGSGDEGRSGDVAARDDRLQRFAAIWSRAVYPATTTSMTRAEFEDYLVPLAGRLSETLRAQPFDPRPAAEVGVALVQAHCTDPDALPLILNVIDAYLVLYCPPDDAMPAEESRARCSRLQHAVAAGFARALRERTLAEQEAISRAALAAAAETERALHTSEARFRAVFEGAAIGVGIADVKGRITDVNEALTRMFGSMEHHVRGRNVGEMVHPDDSPEVWGLYRELVRGDRDRYRVEKPYYRTDGSVLWADLTVSLLRDAAGEPQYQLALLEDITERRVLHERLRYEATHDALTGLPNRTLFFERLDRALEPGGDGARFGLCYLDLDGFKAVNDSLGHAVGDRLLLAVAERLRSCATEPDELVARLGGDEFVALVTGPAAQSDVTALARRMLAALAEPVTIDGRDLSVRASIGIVEGPAGELGAAEVLRSADITMYRAKAAGGNRYELADADSDARVIARHSLTNCLPAALDNGEFFIEYQPLVRLTDGTVRGAEALVRWLHPLHGVLGPDQFIPLAESTGLIVPLGRWVLEEAARQARAWRSEGMCRGPMRVNVNLSPSQLRYPSLVPDTVAVLKNAGLDPSALCLEVTENALIGADEEELRPLRQLADMGVDIALDDFGTGYSNLSYLRRLPVSTLKLDRSFTRGMQCSPADPVDVKIVEGIVSLAHTLDLSVTVEGVETGIQADHLRLLGCDTAQGWYYARPGPPERLHTLSHVDATT; this comes from the coding sequence GTGCGGCCCCGCGGTGTCGCCGCGGCCGGCGACGCGACGGGGTCCGGCGACGAGGGCAGGTCCGGCGACGTCGCCGCGAGGGACGACCGTCTCCAGCGGTTCGCGGCGATCTGGAGCCGGGCCGTCTACCCGGCCACGACGACGTCCATGACGCGTGCCGAGTTCGAGGACTACCTCGTCCCGCTCGCGGGCCGGCTCAGCGAAACCCTGCGCGCGCAGCCTTTCGACCCCCGGCCCGCCGCCGAGGTGGGCGTCGCCCTGGTCCAGGCGCACTGCACCGACCCCGATGCCCTTCCGCTGATCCTCAACGTCATCGACGCCTATCTGGTGCTGTACTGCCCGCCCGACGACGCCATGCCCGCCGAGGAGAGCCGCGCCCGCTGCTCCCGCCTCCAGCACGCCGTGGCCGCCGGCTTCGCCCGCGCCCTGCGTGAGCGCACCCTCGCCGAGCAGGAGGCGATCTCCCGTGCGGCGCTCGCCGCGGCGGCCGAGACCGAGCGGGCCCTGCACACGAGCGAGGCCCGGTTCCGCGCGGTGTTCGAGGGCGCGGCCATCGGCGTGGGCATCGCCGACGTCAAGGGCCGCATCACGGACGTCAACGAAGCCCTCACCCGGATGTTCGGCAGCATGGAACACCATGTGAGGGGCCGCAACGTCGGTGAGATGGTGCACCCCGACGACTCACCCGAAGTCTGGGGCCTGTACCGGGAGCTGGTCCGCGGCGACCGTGACCGCTACCGCGTCGAGAAGCCGTACTACCGCACCGACGGCAGCGTCCTGTGGGCCGATCTCACGGTCTCCCTGCTCCGTGACGCCGCGGGCGAGCCCCAGTACCAGCTCGCGCTCCTGGAGGACATCACCGAGCGCCGCGTGCTGCACGAGCGGCTGCGCTACGAGGCCACCCACGACGCCCTCACCGGCCTGCCCAACCGCACCCTGTTCTTCGAGCGCCTCGACCGGGCCCTCGAACCCGGCGGCGACGGCGCCCGCTTCGGCCTGTGCTACCTCGACCTCGACGGCTTCAAGGCCGTCAACGACAGCCTTGGCCACGCGGTCGGCGACCGACTGCTCCTCGCCGTCGCCGAACGGCTGCGCTCCTGCGCCACCGAGCCGGACGAACTCGTCGCCCGCCTGGGCGGCGACGAATTCGTGGCCCTGGTCACCGGGCCCGCCGCGCAGAGTGACGTGACCGCCCTCGCCCGCCGGATGCTGGCCGCGCTCGCCGAGCCCGTGACCATCGACGGCCGCGACCTGTCCGTACGGGCGAGCATAGGCATCGTCGAAGGACCGGCCGGCGAACTGGGCGCCGCGGAGGTGCTGCGCAGCGCCGACATCACCATGTACCGCGCCAAGGCCGCCGGCGGCAACCGCTACGAGCTCGCCGACGCCGACTCGGACGCCCGCGTCATCGCCCGGCACAGCCTCACCAACTGCCTGCCGGCGGCGCTCGACAACGGCGAGTTCTTCATCGAGTACCAGCCGCTGGTACGGCTCACCGACGGCACCGTACGCGGCGCGGAAGCGCTCGTCCGCTGGCTGCACCCGCTGCACGGGGTCCTCGGTCCGGACCAGTTCATCCCGCTCGCCGAGAGCACCGGCCTCATCGTGCCGCTCGGCCGCTGGGTGCTGGAGGAAGCCGCCCGACAGGCCCGTGCCTGGCGCAGCGAGGGCATGTGCCGGGGCCCGATGCGGGTCAACGTCAACCTCTCCCCGTCCCAGCTCCGCTACCCCTCCCTCGTCCCCGACACGGTCGCGGTCCTGAAGAACGCCGGCCTGGACCCCTCGGCCCTCTGCCTGGAGGTCACCGAGAACGCCCTCATCGGCGCCGACGAGGAAGAGCTGCGCCCCTTGCGCCAACTCGCCGACATGGGCGTCGACATCGCCCTCGACGACTTCGGCACGGGCTACTCCAACCTCTCCTACCTGCGCCGACTGCCCGTCAGCACCCTCAAGCTCGACCGCTCGTTCACCCGCGGCATGCAGTGCTCACCCGCGGACCCGGTCGATGTGAAGATCGTGGAGGGCATCGTCTCGCTCGCCCACACCCTCGATCTGTCGGTCACGGTCGAGGGCGTGGAAACCGGCATACAAGCCGACCATCTCCGGTTACTCGGTTGCGACACCGCGCAGGGCTGGTACTACGCCCGCCCCGGCCCGCCGGAACGCCTCCACACGCTCTCGCACGTGGACGCGACCACCTGA